From Pandoraea vervacti, the proteins below share one genomic window:
- a CDS encoding flagella synthesis protein FlgN, giving the protein MTTEALLNALSAETTAIGTFSALLGEEQQALVSGTLDALPELTERKGRAVAELSALGRDRDAQLQALGFTPDEAGAAAAAATDSRIDTAWKALLAAAGEAKRANDTNGLLINTRLTYTQQALNVLYGPGNNAPLYGPDGRTTPRSSGGSVTA; this is encoded by the coding sequence ATGACCACTGAAGCCCTGTTGAACGCCCTGTCTGCGGAAACGACTGCCATTGGCACGTTTTCGGCATTGCTCGGGGAAGAACAGCAGGCTTTGGTGAGCGGCACGCTGGATGCATTGCCGGAGCTGACCGAGCGCAAGGGGCGCGCGGTCGCCGAACTTTCTGCACTCGGTCGCGACCGCGATGCGCAGTTGCAGGCGCTGGGCTTCACCCCGGACGAAGCGGGTGCAGCGGCCGCCGCGGCGACCGATTCCCGCATCGATACCGCGTGGAAGGCACTCCTTGCGGCGGCCGGCGAAGCCAAGCGAGCGAACGACACGAACGGCCTGCTCATCAATACGCGTCTGACCTACACGCAACAAGCCTTGAACGTGCTCTACGGCCCGGGCAACAACGCCCCGCTCTACGGTCCCGACGGCCGTACCACGCCGCGCTCCAGTGGTGGAAGTGTGACGGCTTAA
- a CDS encoding NUDIX domain-containing protein, with amino-acid sequence MNYFSRTLDRLDNLAKRLLRAKTVGVRALILDKSNRVLLVKHTYRNGWHTPGGGVNSGETLVEAIRREVYEETKLRLSGEIQLFNIYLNKWKNLDDFPVLFIARDYLGNAEVGDPAEIAEIGWFSFDRLPMETTEKTRQRILEFRGLREKSDRW; translated from the coding sequence ATGAACTATTTTTCGCGAACTTTGGACCGATTGGACAATCTTGCGAAGCGACTTTTGCGTGCCAAAACGGTGGGCGTAAGAGCGCTAATTCTCGATAAATCAAACCGAGTTCTTTTAGTAAAGCACACTTATAGAAATGGATGGCATACGCCCGGAGGTGGCGTCAACTCCGGAGAAACTTTAGTTGAGGCCATTCGAAGGGAAGTCTACGAAGAAACAAAACTCAGACTTTCCGGAGAAATACAACTATTCAACATTTACCTCAATAAGTGGAAAAATTTGGATGATTTTCCCGTTCTTTTCATCGCAAGAGACTATTTGGGAAATGCTGAAGTAGGCGATCCTGCGGAGATTGCCGAAATCGGGTGGTTCTCGTTTGACCGCCTGCCAATGGAAACCACGGAAAAGACTAGGCAGAGGATTCTCGAATTCCGCGGACTCCGTGAAAAATCCGATCGGTGGTAG
- a CDS encoding RNA polymerase sigma factor FliA, protein MYTARGKVDTNDTLTQYAPLVRRLALQLMAKLPASVELEDLIQAGMLGLLDAANRYQETQGAQFETYASQRIRGAMLDELRELDWASRGIRKTAREIEKAVQRLEQRLGRGPTESEIAGEMSIGLTEYQQMLQDVHGCQLIYYEDFEAADEEPFIDRICADPGADPLTMLLDEGLRGGVVDAIDHLPEREKLLMSLYYEQGLNLREIGAVLEVSESRVCQLHSQAISRLRATLREKAWTSAN, encoded by the coding sequence ATGTATACCGCGCGCGGGAAGGTCGACACGAACGACACGCTGACCCAATACGCGCCGTTGGTGCGCCGCCTGGCGCTGCAATTGATGGCAAAGCTGCCGGCCAGCGTGGAGCTGGAAGACCTGATTCAGGCCGGCATGCTGGGGCTGCTCGATGCGGCGAACCGGTATCAGGAGACGCAGGGCGCGCAGTTCGAAACGTACGCGAGCCAGCGCATTCGCGGGGCGATGCTCGACGAATTGCGCGAGCTGGACTGGGCTTCGCGGGGTATTCGCAAAACGGCGCGCGAGATCGAGAAGGCGGTGCAGCGGCTGGAGCAGCGACTGGGGCGTGGACCGACTGAGAGCGAGATTGCGGGCGAGATGTCCATCGGGCTGACCGAATATCAGCAGATGCTGCAGGACGTGCACGGCTGCCAGCTGATCTATTACGAAGATTTCGAAGCGGCTGACGAAGAGCCGTTCATCGACCGCATCTGCGCGGATCCGGGCGCCGATCCCCTCACGATGTTGCTCGACGAGGGCCTGCGTGGCGGTGTGGTCGATGCCATCGATCATCTGCCGGAGCGAGAGAAGCTCCTGATGAGCCTGTACTACGAGCAGGGTCTGAACCTGCGCGAAATCGGCGCGGTGCTCGAAGTCAGCGAGTCGCGTGTATGCCAGTTGCACAGCCAGGCGATTTCACGCCTGCGTGCGACGTTGCGTGAGAAGGCTTGGACGTCGGCGAATTGA
- a CDS encoding MinD/ParA family ATP-binding protein: MVKLVLDQAEGLRRLVARHTTRIVAVVGSAPEAGQTSVALNLASALAHQGQDVVLADESGHAAPALGLPLRGDIHDVIAGRVSSDMVRVQTRENVVLVPVAHRHPERIDPQRSLPLLTAGEPDVVIVDCTHAGGVLSPLAAHAHDVLVVLGREPATITGAYSWIKQAHFEYALAQFRVVVNRAEDMEARVVCRNLATTASRYLAVSLELAGHVPSDRQVMRARQLTRTVVDAFPMAPAAVAYRQLAAQVTHWPLAIRETGPSGIGDIGGDRGGEMAHGVSAMSAHTA, encoded by the coding sequence TTGGTTAAACTCGTACTCGATCAAGCGGAAGGACTGCGCCGACTGGTGGCGCGCCATACCACGCGTATCGTCGCGGTGGTGGGGAGTGCGCCTGAAGCCGGTCAGACGAGTGTTGCCCTGAATCTTGCCAGTGCGCTGGCCCATCAGGGTCAGGATGTCGTGCTGGCCGACGAGAGCGGCCATGCGGCGCCGGCGCTCGGCCTGCCGCTGCGCGGCGACATTCACGACGTGATTGCCGGGCGCGTTTCGTCTGACATGGTGCGTGTGCAAACACGCGAGAACGTGGTGCTGGTGCCGGTGGCGCATCGCCATCCCGAGCGGATCGATCCGCAGCGTTCGTTGCCGTTGTTGACGGCGGGCGAGCCCGACGTCGTGATCGTCGACTGCACGCATGCGGGTGGCGTGTTGAGTCCGTTGGCAGCCCATGCGCACGACGTGCTGGTCGTGCTGGGTCGCGAGCCGGCGACGATTACGGGGGCGTACTCGTGGATCAAGCAGGCGCATTTCGAATATGCGCTGGCCCAGTTCCGGGTGGTCGTGAACCGGGCAGAGGATATGGAGGCACGTGTGGTGTGCCGCAATCTTGCCACGACGGCGAGCCGTTATCTGGCGGTGTCGCTGGAGCTGGCGGGTCATGTGCCGTCGGATCGTCAGGTCATGCGGGCGCGGCAACTGACGCGCACGGTGGTCGATGCCTTCCCGATGGCGCCGGCGGCAGTGGCGTATCGTCAATTGGCCGCGCAGGTAACACACTGGCCATTGGCGATTCGCGAGACGGGACCGTCGGGGATCGGCGATATCGGCGGTGATCGCGGTGGTGAGATGGCGCACGGCGTGAGCGCGATGAGCGCGCACACGGCCTGA
- the flhF gene encoding flagellar biosynthesis protein FlhF, translated as MKIRKFFAGTCRDALRQIREEIGPDAVVLSNRSVANGVEIVALAEEDLDALAGGDMPTHRPRPRPAATVPTAVPTAAAQTTAANDMAAASAFAQSMMGELQSMRGLLEEQVAGLVWNDKQRRSPAQGEILRTLLAAGFSAQLGRALLEHLPEGSDRDSGLDWVRSALKRNLPIMPNEDELMDRGGVYALMGPTGVGKTTTTAKLAARCVMRHGAEKLALLTTDSYRIGGHEQLRIYGKILGVTVHAVKDATDLRLALTELRNKHMVLIDTVGMSQRDRTVPEQVAMLCGAETPVQRLLLLNATSHGDTLNEVVHAYRSASAEGGGDLAGCILTKLDETTNLGSVLDTVIRHRLPVHYVSTGQRVPENLHVADRQFLIDTALSAPVTGSPFVPSEEDLPAVVRGVDPNYSGLFAPAQPSGEACFG; from the coding sequence GTGAAGATTCGGAAATTCTTTGCGGGCACGTGCCGCGATGCACTGCGCCAGATTCGCGAGGAAATCGGACCCGATGCGGTCGTGTTGTCCAACCGTTCGGTCGCCAACGGCGTCGAAATCGTGGCGTTGGCGGAAGAGGATCTCGATGCGCTCGCCGGCGGCGACATGCCGACGCACCGTCCGCGCCCTCGTCCCGCCGCCACCGTGCCGACAGCGGTGCCGACGGCGGCTGCGCAGACGACGGCCGCCAACGACATGGCGGCGGCAAGCGCATTCGCACAGTCGATGATGGGCGAGCTGCAAAGCATGCGCGGATTGCTCGAAGAGCAGGTGGCAGGGCTGGTGTGGAACGACAAGCAGCGTCGTTCTCCCGCGCAGGGCGAAATCCTGCGCACGTTGCTCGCGGCGGGCTTCTCGGCGCAACTGGGTCGCGCGTTGCTCGAACATCTGCCCGAGGGCAGCGACCGTGACAGCGGACTCGACTGGGTCAGGAGTGCGCTCAAGCGCAACCTGCCCATCATGCCGAACGAAGACGAACTGATGGATCGCGGCGGCGTGTACGCCCTCATGGGCCCGACCGGCGTGGGCAAGACGACCACTACGGCCAAGCTCGCAGCGCGTTGCGTGATGCGTCATGGCGCGGAGAAGCTCGCGTTGCTCACGACCGACAGCTATCGTATTGGCGGTCATGAACAATTGCGCATCTACGGCAAGATTCTCGGGGTCACGGTGCACGCGGTGAAGGATGCGACGGACCTGCGTCTGGCGCTCACGGAGCTGCGCAACAAGCACATGGTGCTCATCGACACGGTCGGCATGAGCCAGCGCGATCGCACGGTGCCGGAGCAGGTCGCGATGCTGTGTGGCGCCGAGACACCGGTGCAGCGTTTGCTGTTGCTCAACGCGACTAGCCATGGCGACACGCTCAATGAAGTGGTGCATGCCTACCGCAGTGCCAGCGCCGAGGGCGGTGGCGATCTGGCCGGATGTATTCTGACGAAACTCGACGAGACGACCAATCTCGGGTCGGTGCTCGATACGGTGATTCGCCACCGTCTGCCGGTGCATTACGTTTCCACGGGACAGCGCGTGCCGGAGAATCTGCACGTGGCGGACCGGCAATTCCTGATCGACACGGCGCTGTCTGCGCCGGTGACGGGGTCGCCGTTCGTGCCATCCGAGGAAGATTTGCCGGCCGTGGTGCGCGGGGTCGATCCCAACTACAGCGGGCTGTTCGCGCCCGCTCAACCTTCAGGCGAGGCCTGCTTTGGTTAA
- the flhA gene encoding flagellar biosynthesis protein FlhA, with product MLLGGNLKSLAAPVLIIMILGMMILPLPPFILDLLFTFNIALAVMVLLVSMYTQKPLDFAAFPSVLLFSTLLRLSLNVASTRVVLLEGHTGPDAAGKVIEAFGHFLVGGNYAVGIVVFIILVVINFMVITKGAGRIAEVGARFTLDAMPGKQMAIDADLNAGLIGEEEARKRRAVIAQEADFYGSMDGASKFVRGDAVAGLLIMLINIIGGLIVGVVQHNLDLGTAAKNYTLLTIGDGLVAQIPALVISTAAGVVVSRVATDEDVGQQVVSQLFSNPQVLGITAAILGLMGLIPGMPHFAFLVLALGLGALARWQFRKAAAAKVQAVRPTPVAAAAPAEVAEASWDDVALVDPLGLEVGYRLIPLVDRNQDGELLKRIKGIRKKFAQEIGFLAPVVHIRDNLELRPNQYRITLKGVIIGEGEAYPGQLLAIDPGQVSAPLQGTPTRDPAFGLPATWIDVGQRDQAQAYGYTVVDAGTVVATHLNHLINAHAHELLGRQEVQQLIERIGKDAPKLIEDLVPKTVALTTLQKVLQNLLEEQVPIRDMRTIIDTIAEHGARVQDPYDLTALVRLSLGRAITQSVFPGSGDLEVVGLDANLERILTQALSAGGGTGLEPGLADTLLRETQAAVARQERQGLPAVLLVQHPLRSLLSRFLRRSLPQLKVLSYAEVPDTRNVKMTALIGGQA from the coding sequence ATGCTCCTTGGGGGCAATCTGAAGTCGCTCGCCGCGCCGGTGCTGATCATCATGATTCTGGGCATGATGATCCTTCCGCTGCCGCCGTTCATCCTGGATCTGTTGTTCACGTTCAACATTGCGCTGGCCGTGATGGTGCTGCTCGTGAGCATGTACACGCAAAAGCCGCTCGACTTCGCGGCGTTCCCGAGCGTGCTGCTGTTCTCCACGCTGTTGCGCCTGTCGCTGAACGTCGCCTCCACCCGTGTGGTCCTGCTCGAAGGGCACACCGGCCCGGACGCCGCAGGCAAGGTGATCGAGGCCTTCGGGCACTTCCTGGTGGGCGGCAACTACGCCGTCGGTATCGTGGTGTTCATCATCCTCGTGGTCATCAACTTCATGGTGATCACGAAGGGCGCCGGCCGTATCGCCGAAGTGGGGGCGCGTTTTACGCTCGACGCCATGCCCGGCAAGCAGATGGCCATCGACGCCGACCTGAACGCCGGTCTCATCGGTGAAGAGGAGGCGCGTAAGCGCCGCGCCGTGATCGCCCAGGAAGCCGACTTCTACGGGTCGATGGACGGCGCCTCGAAGTTCGTGCGCGGCGACGCCGTCGCGGGCCTGCTGATCATGCTGATCAACATCATCGGCGGGCTGATCGTCGGGGTGGTCCAGCACAATCTGGACCTCGGCACGGCCGCCAAGAACTACACGCTGCTGACCATCGGTGACGGGCTGGTGGCGCAAATTCCGGCGCTGGTGATCTCGACGGCCGCCGGTGTGGTCGTCTCGCGGGTGGCGACGGACGAAGACGTCGGCCAGCAAGTCGTCTCGCAACTGTTCAGCAACCCGCAAGTGCTCGGCATTACCGCCGCGATTCTCGGCCTCATGGGTCTGATTCCCGGCATGCCGCATTTCGCCTTCCTGGTGCTCGCGCTGGGCCTGGGCGCGCTGGCCCGTTGGCAGTTCCGGAAGGCCGCCGCCGCCAAGGTGCAGGCGGTGCGCCCCACGCCGGTCGCCGCAGCCGCGCCCGCCGAAGTGGCCGAAGCGTCGTGGGACGACGTGGCGCTGGTCGACCCGCTCGGACTGGAAGTCGGCTACCGCCTGATCCCGCTGGTCGACCGCAATCAGGACGGCGAGCTGCTCAAGCGTATCAAGGGCATCCGGAAGAAATTCGCACAGGAAATCGGCTTCCTCGCGCCAGTGGTGCACATTCGCGACAATCTGGAGCTCCGACCCAATCAATATCGCATCACGCTCAAGGGCGTGATCATCGGCGAGGGCGAGGCGTATCCGGGCCAATTGCTGGCGATCGACCCGGGGCAGGTGAGTGCGCCGTTGCAAGGCACGCCGACGCGCGACCCGGCGTTCGGGCTGCCCGCAACGTGGATCGACGTGGGCCAGCGCGATCAGGCGCAGGCTTACGGTTACACGGTGGTCGATGCGGGCACGGTGGTGGCGACCCACCTGAATCACCTGATCAACGCCCACGCGCACGAGTTGCTCGGGCGTCAGGAAGTGCAGCAGCTCATCGAGCGCATCGGCAAGGACGCGCCGAAGCTCATCGAAGACCTCGTGCCGAAGACCGTCGCGCTCACCACCTTGCAGAAGGTGCTGCAGAACCTGCTCGAAGAGCAGGTGCCGATTCGCGACATGCGTACCATCATCGACACCATCGCCGAGCATGGCGCGCGCGTGCAGGATCCGTACGATCTCACGGCGCTGGTGCGCCTGTCGCTCGGTCGGGCCATCACGCAGAGCGTGTTCCCGGGCAGTGGCGATCTGGAGGTGGTGGGGCTCGACGCCAATCTCGAAAGAATTCTTACGCAGGCGTTGTCCGCCGGCGGCGGCACCGGTCTGGAGCCGGGCCTCGCGGACACGTTGTTGCGTGAAACCCAGGCAGCGGTGGCGCGTCAGGAGCGCCAGGGCTTGCCGGCGGTATTGCTGGTTCAACATCCGCTGCGTTCGCTGCTCTCGCGCTTCCTGCGCCGCAGCCTGCCGCAGCTCAAGGTTTTGTCGTATGCGGAAGTGCCAGATACCCGTAACGTGAAAATGACGGCACTCATCGGAGGTCAAGCGTGA
- the flhB gene encoding flagellar biosynthesis protein FlhB, protein MAEESDLEKSESPTPRRLEKAREEGQVARSRELSTFALLAAGVAGMWMTADRISQGFAQLMRHGMQFEPGTALDTHRMLSYAAHSGADALMVVAPLFGVLVIAAIVAPMALGGWLFTTKSLAPNFGRLNPLKGLGRMFSTQGLIELVKAVAKTVLVGAVAYWAIARDKDAVMGLMTQPPRAALPYVGEMIVVCCAFIVASLLLVAAIDIPFQLWQHYKKLRMTKEEVRQENKETEGDPHVKAHIRQLQRQAARRRMMQDVPKADVIVTNPTHFAVALEYKDNMRAPRVLAKGTDLVAQRIREMAAEHRIPILEAPPLARALHRHVEIGHEIPATLYTAVAEVLAWVFQLRRWRTEGGVEPMTPSDLPVPAELDAPRRLGPKRV, encoded by the coding sequence ATGGCTGAGGAAAGCGATCTCGAAAAGTCGGAATCACCGACCCCCCGGCGCCTTGAAAAGGCGCGCGAGGAGGGTCAGGTCGCGCGTTCGCGCGAGCTTTCGACGTTCGCTTTGCTGGCTGCAGGCGTGGCCGGCATGTGGATGACGGCCGACCGTATCTCGCAAGGCTTTGCTCAGTTGATGCGCCACGGCATGCAGTTCGAGCCGGGCACGGCGCTCGATACGCATCGCATGCTCTCCTACGCCGCGCATTCGGGCGCCGACGCGCTCATGGTCGTCGCCCCGTTGTTCGGTGTGCTGGTGATCGCCGCGATCGTCGCGCCCATGGCGCTCGGCGGGTGGCTGTTCACGACCAAGTCGCTCGCGCCCAACTTCGGCCGCCTGAACCCGCTCAAGGGGCTGGGCCGCATGTTCTCGACGCAGGGCCTGATCGAGCTGGTCAAGGCGGTTGCCAAGACGGTGCTCGTGGGGGCGGTGGCCTACTGGGCCATTGCGCGCGACAAAGACGCCGTGATGGGGTTGATGACTCAGCCGCCGCGCGCGGCGTTGCCGTACGTCGGCGAGATGATCGTGGTGTGCTGCGCGTTCATTGTGGCGTCGCTGTTGCTGGTCGCGGCCATCGACATCCCGTTCCAGCTCTGGCAACACTACAAGAAGCTGCGCATGACCAAGGAGGAAGTGCGTCAGGAAAATAAGGAAACCGAGGGCGATCCGCACGTCAAGGCGCACATTCGTCAGTTGCAGCGTCAGGCGGCGCGCCGTCGCATGATGCAGGACGTGCCCAAGGCCGATGTGATCGTGACGAACCCGACGCACTTTGCCGTCGCCCTCGAATACAAGGACAACATGCGCGCGCCGCGTGTGCTCGCCAAGGGCACCGATCTGGTCGCGCAGCGTATCCGTGAGATGGCGGCGGAGCATCGCATTCCCATTCTCGAGGCCCCGCCGCTTGCACGCGCGCTGCACCGTCACGTGGAAATCGGGCATGAAATCCCGGCTACGTTGTACACGGCCGTGGCCGAAGTGCTGGCGTGGGTCTTCCAGCTTCGCCGCTGGCGTACCGAGGGCGGCGTCGAGCCGATGACCCCGTCGGATCTCCCGGTGCCGGCCGAGCTCGATGCGCCCAGGCGCCTCGGGCCGAAACGAGTGTAA
- the cheZ gene encoding protein phosphatase CheZ, with the protein MLMRIGQLTRMLRDNLRELGLDKQLEQAATAIPDARDRLNYVATMTEQAAVRALTAIELAKPIQDRLEADATALDARWAKWFDQPLELEDARQLVTETRTYLRRVPDDTRATNNHLMEIMMAQDFQDLTGQVIKKVMDVVQEIEKHLLQTLLENIPPEKRKEAEDSLLNGPQINKEGRTDIVADQGQVDDLLASLGF; encoded by the coding sequence ATGCTCATGCGCATCGGGCAGTTGACCCGCATGTTGCGCGACAACTTGCGCGAACTCGGTCTGGACAAGCAACTGGAACAGGCCGCCACCGCCATTCCGGATGCGCGCGATCGCCTGAACTACGTCGCTACCATGACCGAACAGGCGGCGGTGCGGGCATTGACGGCCATTGAACTGGCCAAGCCGATTCAGGATCGTCTCGAAGCGGACGCCACCGCCCTCGATGCGCGCTGGGCCAAGTGGTTCGACCAGCCGCTCGAACTCGAAGACGCGCGCCAGCTCGTCACCGAGACCCGCACTTACCTGCGCCGCGTGCCGGACGATACCCGCGCGACCAACAACCATCTGATGGAAATCATGATGGCGCAGGACTTCCAGGATCTGACCGGTCAGGTCATCAAGAAGGTCATGGATGTGGTGCAGGAGATCGAGAAGCATCTGCTCCAGACGCTGCTCGAGAACATCCCGCCCGAAAAGCGCAAGGAAGCCGAAGATTCCCTGCTCAATGGGCCGCAGATCAACAAGGAAGGCCGCACCGATATCGTGGCCGATCAGGGACAGGTCGACGACCTGCTCGCGAGCCTCGGTTTCTGA
- the cheY gene encoding chemotaxis response regulator CheY, protein MVDKNMKFLVVDDFPTMRRIVRNLLKELGFSNVDEAEDGAAALAKLRGGSFEFVVSDWNMPNMDGLTMLQQIRADPNLKHLPVLMVTAEAKKENIIAAAQAGASGYVVKPFTAATLDEKLGKIFEKMEKTGA, encoded by the coding sequence ATGGTTGATAAGAACATGAAATTCCTCGTCGTCGACGATTTTCCGACGATGCGCCGCATTGTGCGAAATCTGCTCAAGGAGCTGGGTTTCTCCAATGTGGACGAAGCGGAAGACGGAGCGGCGGCGCTGGCCAAGCTGCGCGGCGGCAGTTTCGAGTTCGTGGTGTCCGACTGGAACATGCCGAACATGGACGGTCTGACGATGCTCCAGCAGATTCGTGCCGATCCGAACCTGAAGCACCTGCCGGTGCTGATGGTGACGGCCGAAGCCAAGAAGGAGAACATCATCGCCGCCGCTCAGGCCGGTGCGAGCGGGTATGTGGTCAAGCCGTTCACGGCCGCGACCCTCGATGAGAAGCTGGGCAAGATTTTCGAGAAAATGGAAAAAACGGGGGCCTGA
- a CDS encoding protein-glutamate methylesterase/protein-glutamine glutaminase encodes MTEIINAHPDMTVVATAPDPLVARDLIKQHNPDVLTLDVEMPRMDGLDFLEKLMRLRPMPVLMVSSLTERGSEVTMRALELGAVDFVTKPRLGIRDGMLEYGEMIADKIRAAARARVRSAPPKSAAPAPVEAAPMLRNPLVSTEKLIIIGASTGGTEAIREVLVPMPPDAPAILITQHMPAGFTKSFAQRLNGLCRITVKEAEHGERVLPGHAYIAPGGDTHLQLSRSGANYVAVLDPAPPVNRHRPSVDVLFRSAAVHAGRNAIGVILTGMGRDGAAGLVEMRRAGAHTFAQDEASCIVFGMPREAIAMGGAEEVVPLHEMARKVLHQVAKFGERTQRV; translated from the coding sequence ATGACCGAGATCATCAATGCGCATCCGGACATGACCGTAGTGGCGACCGCACCCGACCCGCTCGTGGCGCGCGACCTGATCAAGCAACACAACCCCGACGTGCTCACGCTGGACGTCGAAATGCCGCGCATGGACGGGCTGGACTTCCTCGAGAAGCTCATGCGTCTGCGTCCGATGCCGGTGCTCATGGTGTCGTCGCTGACCGAGCGCGGCTCGGAAGTCACGATGCGTGCGCTAGAACTCGGCGCGGTCGACTTCGTGACGAAGCCGCGCCTGGGGATTCGGGACGGCATGCTCGAATATGGCGAGATGATCGCCGACAAGATTCGGGCGGCTGCACGCGCCCGGGTGCGCAGCGCCCCGCCCAAGAGCGCCGCGCCAGCACCGGTCGAAGCCGCGCCGATGCTGCGCAACCCGCTCGTGTCGACGGAAAAGCTGATCATCATCGGGGCTTCCACGGGCGGCACCGAAGCGATTCGCGAAGTGCTCGTGCCGATGCCGCCGGACGCGCCGGCCATTCTGATTACGCAGCACATGCCGGCGGGCTTCACCAAATCGTTTGCGCAACGCCTGAACGGGCTTTGCCGCATTACGGTCAAGGAAGCCGAGCATGGTGAGCGCGTGTTGCCGGGGCACGCCTACATTGCGCCGGGCGGCGACACCCACTTGCAGCTCTCGCGCAGTGGCGCGAACTACGTGGCGGTGCTCGATCCCGCGCCGCCCGTGAATCGACATCGGCCGTCGGTCGATGTATTGTTTCGCTCCGCAGCCGTGCACGCCGGACGCAACGCCATTGGCGTGATCCTCACGGGCATGGGCCGCGACGGTGCGGCGGGTCTGGTCGAGATGCGCCGTGCGGGGGCGCACACGTTCGCCCAGGACGAGGCGAGCTGCATCGTGTTCGGCATGCCGCGCGAGGCCATTGCGATGGGCGGCGCTGAGGAAGTGGTGCCGTTGCACGAGATGGCCCGAAAAGTGCTTCATCAGGTCGCGAAATTCGGCGAACGCACGCAACGGGTATAG